One Nostoc sp. UHCC 0302 DNA window includes the following coding sequences:
- a CDS encoding MOSC N-terminal beta barrel domain-containing protein has translation MPYLAKILIYPVKSLDGVEVENARVLASGALQYDREFAIFDEVPNLVNGKRHAKIHLLRASYASSLGTSQFELSNRTISLQIPGSDSKQFHLDDEKQALEMTLSDFFGFAVTLEQNSLTGFPDDKSSTGPTVISTASLIEVASWFPGLSVDEVRRRMRANIEIAGVPAFWEDQLFTQQDDVVSFRVGDVYFFGVNPCQRCIVPTRDSQLGEAYTNFQKIFAKQRQATLPEWVASSRFNHFYKLSVNTRLSASEAGKILQIGAEVEILPQSNLGLRH, from the coding sequence ATTTTAATATATCCAGTTAAGTCACTGGATGGCGTTGAAGTTGAGAATGCCAGAGTGTTAGCCAGTGGTGCATTACAGTATGACCGAGAGTTTGCTATTTTTGACGAAGTTCCAAATTTGGTCAATGGTAAGCGTCATGCCAAAATTCATTTACTACGGGCATCTTACGCCAGTTCATTGGGGACATCGCAGTTTGAACTATCAAATAGAACTATCTCGTTACAAATCCCCGGTAGTGATTCAAAGCAATTTCATCTAGATGATGAAAAGCAAGCGCTAGAAATGACTTTGAGCGATTTTTTTGGATTTGCTGTGACATTAGAGCAAAACTCTCTGACAGGCTTTCCTGATGATAAAAGCTCAACAGGGCCAACGGTAATTAGTACAGCAAGCTTAATAGAAGTGGCTTCCTGGTTTCCCGGTTTGAGTGTTGATGAAGTACGTCGTCGGATGCGTGCCAATATCGAGATTGCTGGTGTACCAGCATTTTGGGAAGATCAGTTATTTACTCAACAAGACGATGTAGTCTCCTTTCGAGTGGGAGATGTTTACTTTTTTGGGGTTAATCCATGTCAGCGTTGTATAGTTCCAACACGCGATTCTCAGTTAGGGGAAGCTTATACAAACTTTCAGAAAATCTTTGCCAAACAGCGCCAAGCAACTTTGCCAGAATGGGTAGCTTCATCTCGCTTTAATCACTTTTACAAATTGAGTGTCAATACACGATTATCCGCATCAGAAGCCGGAAAAATTTTACAAATAGGCGCCGAAGTTGAAATACTTCCGCAATCAAATTTAGGTCTTAGGCACTGA